The Mesoaciditoga lauensis cd-1655R = DSM 25116 genome has a segment encoding these proteins:
- a CDS encoding MFS transporter: MRNNFLRFYIFLVNSVVGIYFSISTLYLLDKGISAQWIAYLISFEAFITLISEMPTGIFADMFGQKLSLLLSFIISTFSIYVLIVSYSTTQLVIAFLLGGLSSALFSGSSTAWMVETFTKSKDEYSDFFRIVNIWNLLSKIIGALIGGYLFFVEMNLPFYLILFLRVITILALLAYSKGKIVQKGRRTLREINTSIINVFQNKSLFRIFLITTFFVLGINAIFMYWQPLFFNKLHDKNPYLMGYIYVLTTLFSTFGSFLLKKLKFMSEDVLFVFSLLTGGSFLILTAFITNFIFSLLFFCGYHFSLGISGPLRMMLINKEINRNRASVLSMLSVFESLATIFGAILWGSVYTMVGYNLTIVFSGAFVLASVIPFLVFEKNRGVPNHK; this comes from the coding sequence ATGAGAAATAATTTTCTTCGTTTTTACATTTTTCTCGTAAATTCGGTAGTTGGAATATATTTCTCCATATCTACGCTTTACCTTCTTGACAAAGGGATCTCGGCGCAATGGATTGCTTATTTAATTTCGTTCGAAGCTTTTATCACTTTAATATCTGAAATGCCTACTGGCATTTTTGCGGATATGTTTGGACAAAAGCTTTCTCTTCTTCTTTCTTTTATAATTTCTACTTTTTCTATATACGTTCTCATAGTTTCTTACAGTACGACCCAGTTGGTGATCGCATTTTTACTTGGAGGACTCTCCTCCGCTCTTTTTTCAGGGTCGTCAACTGCTTGGATGGTTGAAACTTTTACGAAATCAAAAGACGAATACAGTGATTTCTTTCGAATTGTCAACATTTGGAATTTGCTGTCAAAAATCATTGGTGCATTGATCGGAGGATACTTGTTTTTTGTAGAAATGAACCTGCCTTTTTATTTGATACTTTTTCTGCGAGTTATTACAATTCTCGCACTTTTGGCATATTCGAAAGGTAAAATAGTCCAAAAAGGAAGAAGGACTCTTAGAGAAATAAACACGTCCATAATAAATGTATTTCAAAACAAAAGTCTTTTCAGAATTTTTTTGATAACAACCTTTTTTGTGTTAGGCATCAATGCTATTTTCATGTACTGGCAACCTTTGTTTTTTAACAAATTGCATGATAAAAATCCATATCTTATGGGTTACATATATGTTTTGACCACTCTGTTTTCAACGTTTGGAAGTTTTCTACTGAAAAAATTAAAATTCATGAGTGAGGATGTACTCTTTGTTTTCTCGCTGTTAACTGGAGGAAGTTTCCTGATACTCACAGCTTTTATCACAAATTTCATATTCTCTCTTTTGTTTTTCTGTGGATACCATTTTAGCCTTGGCATCTCTGGACCACTACGAATGATGTTGATAAATAAAGAAATAAATCGAAATAGAGCTTCCGTACTTTCTATGTTATCCGTTTTCGAAAGCCTTGCCACCATCTTTGGCGCAATACTGTGGGGAAGCGTTTATACAATGGTAGGATATAACTTGACGATCGTATTTTCGGGAGCATTCGT
- a CDS encoding radical SAM/SPASM domain-containing protein, giving the protein MIPYYLSSKVVSYNLNENRVLLYNSKIGDAFVFERKDVNEKKINNIKDKFLKKELLNGGIIVSNESDLNKLVSEFKKKQESYLKDKVPDIGFFVTNECNLQCSYCIVNKMLGKTNFDMDINTAIESIDYFFAEYRRVNKHYINISFTGGEPLLKFKFIKDVVDYIDSKYSKNFEIKFAMNSNLTYLNEEIADFLKKFRFTIAVSLDGTKFENNKIRKFKDNSGTFNQIVGNIKFLREKGVDLNTLSLTLTKENINMNVGSFMNLTKKLGFKRLRVEPDMTKIIEPRLDVLANKIMKFEKIAKLFDIELIGYWKKPYYNLFLKRKNLGMAFCSPYNGEVVSIQPSGNIALCIYDHVYIDNIDNLINNKKAWNWGNYLRKVEDFWIDNLKSCDGCEIEGLCLGGCHVSKSNLNDEESEFMCDFYRTMTKKLITFHSKEIEK; this is encoded by the coding sequence ATGATTCCTTATTACTTATCTTCGAAAGTTGTTTCGTACAATTTAAATGAAAACAGAGTATTATTGTATAACTCTAAAATTGGTGATGCTTTTGTCTTTGAGAGAAAAGATGTAAATGAGAAAAAAATAAATAACATTAAAGATAAGTTCCTGAAAAAAGAGTTACTTAATGGAGGCATCATTGTTAGTAATGAAAGTGATTTAAACAAATTAGTTAGTGAGTTCAAGAAGAAACAAGAATCGTATCTGAAAGACAAAGTCCCTGATATAGGTTTTTTTGTTACCAATGAATGTAACTTGCAATGTAGTTATTGCATTGTGAACAAAATGCTTGGGAAGACTAATTTTGACATGGATATTAATACAGCGATTGAATCTATTGATTACTTTTTTGCTGAATATCGAAGAGTGAATAAGCATTATATAAATATAAGTTTTACTGGTGGAGAGCCATTGTTGAAGTTTAAATTTATAAAAGATGTGGTGGATTATATTGATTCAAAATATTCAAAAAACTTCGAGATCAAATTTGCTATGAATTCTAATCTAACATATCTCAATGAAGAAATAGCTGACTTTCTAAAAAAATTTCGTTTTACTATAGCTGTAAGTTTAGATGGAACCAAATTTGAAAATAACAAAATAAGAAAGTTTAAAGATAATTCCGGGACGTTTAACCAGATAGTTGGAAACATTAAATTTTTAAGAGAGAAAGGAGTGGATTTGAATACACTATCTTTAACTCTAACAAAGGAAAATATCAACATGAATGTTGGTTCTTTCATGAATTTAACAAAAAAACTTGGTTTTAAAAGGCTAAGGGTTGAACCTGATATGACCAAAATTATTGAACCTAGACTTGATGTATTAGCAAATAAAATAATGAAATTTGAGAAAATTGCTAAGTTATTTGATATAGAATTAATTGGATATTGGAAAAAGCCGTACTACAATTTATTCTTAAAAAGAAAAAATCTTGGGATGGCATTTTGCTCTCCGTATAACGGTGAAGTTGTAAGTATACAACCATCTGGTAATATAGCTTTATGCATTTACGATCATGTTTATATTGACAATATTGATAATCTTATCAACAATAAAAAAGCATGGAATTGGGGAAACTACCTTCGAAAGGTAGAGGATTTCTGGATAGACAATTTAAAATCATGTGATGGTTGTGAAATAGAAGGATTATGCTTGGGAGGATGTCATGTTTCTAAAAGTAATCTGAATGATGAAGAATCAGAGTTCATGTGTGATTTTTATAGAACAATGACAAAAAAGCTTATTACTTTTCACTCTAAAGAAATAGAAAAATAG